GGCCAGCACTTTATCTAATCGTTGTTTTTTAGCGGGCTTACCTGATTGGCTCATTGTTACATCCACCTCCAGCCTGCGGGATATTCATTCTTGAGTATACCATCCTGCCACTTCCCCCAGCCTGCGCTATAACCGTCAATGCAGACCAGAACGTATCCTTTCTGGGCACTTCCTATTCTAATAGAGAGACGTTCTTGAGCAATCGACAACGTCTCTCCTTTAAGATAGGAAATCGCTTCATGATTCGTACTGGAGAGTGAGACACTTCGGCAGCTTTCTCCCGGATGTAAAGCTGTAGCCATCGGATGACCGGGGATAAATCTTCCGTTACGGATTTGTCCTACATACCATCCCGGACGGATCGTCTTTAATCCATTCAGTCTTTCCTTAGGGAGTGGAGAAATGTACAGATGGTCACCGAATAGAACCGGATATCCTTGAGGTTCCCAACCGAGCTGATCTCGTACAAAATTCCCATACAGAGTCAAAGCTTGCTCGTCCCCTGAGCCTTGCCGACCACGGTCAGCCCCACCAGCTGGTTTGTGAGAGGATTTCCCTTCTTTCCCACGTCTTCCTTCTGGTTTATTGGATGATTTAACGTGTGCTGTACCTTTTGGAGCAATAGTTCTCGCGGATTCATTTAACTTAGCCTCTATATGATCCCGTTCCTCCATTGAAAGCTTAGTTCCCTCATGCTGCAGTACAGCCATGAAATGGCCTTCGCCTTTCACCTTATGGGGCCACAGTCTTGCTGTTCCTGAGAGTTCTCCGAAGCCAGGAGCGAATGAGCCTGTTCCTCCTACCGTCACCAACGCGAACTGTGTGTGACTAGAAAGGAACTCTGCAATAATTTCTTCATTTTCTTCAGTAGCAAATGTACAGGTCGAATAGACCAACCTACCTCCCGGTGCCAACGCCTCTGCTGCTGAACTTAAAATATCTTGCTGCATTGCAGCATATTTCGCTGGTGTATCAGAATTCCACTGCTTCACCATGTCTTCGTCTTTACGGAACATCCCTTCACCAGAGCAGGGAGCGTCAATCAAGATTTTGTCAAAAAAATGCGGGAATGCAGCTGCGATATGATCAGGACTTTCGTTCAGTACAATACCGTTACGCACGCCATATAGCTCCAGATTTTTGGCTAAAGCTTTAGTTCGTTCTGGATGAAGATCATTACTGACTAGTAGTCCTTCTCCTAACAGCTTGGCAGAAATCTGTGTAGATTTCCCCCCAGGGGCGGCACATAAATCAAGTACACGGTCACCTGGCTCAATATTAAGTAATTCCACAGGAGCCATCGCACTAGGCTCTTGAATGTAATACAATCCCGCGTGGTAGTATGGATGTTTACCTGGTCTGGCACCATTCTCTGTATAAAATCCAGTCGGACACCAAGGAATGGGTTCTAGCTCTAAAGTAGAAAGAGCTCTTAAACTCTCCACTGAAATCTTCAATGTGTTAACACGGATGCCTCCGTAAGGGGTCTCCTTGTACGAATCCGCAAATTGATTATATTCTGTTCCCAGCATGTCCATCATACGCTCGCTGAAAGAACTGGGCAATTGTGCCGCCATGATGCCGTCCTCCTGATAGTATTGCCAAAATTTAGGTGTTTAAAGATTCAAGGAACACCCCTACGGGTGTCCCTTATACAATACTCATATATAGAGGAGCTTTACTTACGTTGAATGGATGTCGGTCTCTGAGGACCGCGTCGTTGAGGGTTATTCGGTGTGATAGCTACAGCTGCAGTCTCCACTTGGTCCGCTAGACTAGGATCAATAATATCTATGGTCAGATCGTAATAAGAAAATGGCCGCTGCTCATATGACTCTAAGCGCCGAGCATAATCCTTCACTTCCTCCACAAGCTTTGCCAGATCAATACCGAGTGTAACTGCTGGATATCCCTCCAGCTTGGCAGAAGCGCCACTCAGCATGATCGTTGCACCGCGCACATTATGATTACGGAAATGGTATAACCCTACTGCTACTTGGAGAAGTGCTTTGTACAAAGGATCTCGTTTCTGGGCAAGCCACAGTTCTTCGAGTACCTCGTGACATTCGAAATAGTCCCTGTCACGATTAAAGTACACTAGGTATTCCAAGTACAACGGTTCATAAGCCATCCGGCAAACTATCCTTTTTAGCTGCGGAAAGAAGTCCCCGTACATGATCCAGAAGCTCCTTCATAGCTTCCATATCCTGAACCTGCCATATTTCATTAAAGCGTGCCTGCGTATCTATAGCCTCATTCACCAAGTGATAGAAATACAATTGATGAATAGCCTTGAGAATCTGAGTGGTCATATTCGAGTTTTCCTCGAATGTCTTCTGCGCTTCCAGAATCTCTTCCCGAATACTGGACATTTCGCTGTCGAGGATCGATGCTGCTTCGGCAGCCGTCTTCAGTCGAACACGCATTTCATCTGGCAAGCTTTCCCGATATTTATAATTCAGGGAGTGCTCAATAGTTGCCCAGAAGTTCATGGCCAGTGTACGAATTTGGATCTCAGCTAGCACAATTTTTTGACCAAGCGCTGTCTGTACAGGATATTTAATAATCATATGGAAGCTGCGGTAGCCGCTCTCTTTATAATTAGTGATGTAATCCTTCTCATAGAGTACTTCAAGATCCTTACGGGCCCGGATATATTCGGCCACTCTGCGGATATCCTCCACGAATTGGCACATGATACGAATTCCTGCAATATCTTCAATCCCCGTCTCTAGATCTTCCATCTTCACATTCAGCCGTTTAGCCTTCTCCAAAATGCTTGACA
This window of the Paenibacillus sp. FSL R10-2734 genome carries:
- a CDS encoding RsmB/NOP family class I SAM-dependent RNA methyltransferase, which gives rise to MAAQLPSSFSERMMDMLGTEYNQFADSYKETPYGGIRVNTLKISVESLRALSTLELEPIPWCPTGFYTENGARPGKHPYYHAGLYYIQEPSAMAPVELLNIEPGDRVLDLCAAPGGKSTQISAKLLGEGLLVSNDLHPERTKALAKNLELYGVRNGIVLNESPDHIAAAFPHFFDKILIDAPCSGEGMFRKDEDMVKQWNSDTPAKYAAMQQDILSSAAEALAPGGRLVYSTCTFATEENEEIIAEFLSSHTQFALVTVGGTGSFAPGFGELSGTARLWPHKVKGEGHFMAVLQHEGTKLSMEERDHIEAKLNESARTIAPKGTAHVKSSNKPEGRRGKEGKSSHKPAGGADRGRQGSGDEQALTLYGNFVRDQLGWEPQGYPVLFGDHLYISPLPKERLNGLKTIRPGWYVGQIRNGRFIPGHPMATALHPGESCRSVSLSSTNHEAISYLKGETLSIAQERLSIRIGSAQKGYVLVCIDGYSAGWGKWQDGILKNEYPAGWRWM
- a CDS encoding DUF309 domain-containing protein, whose protein sequence is MAYEPLYLEYLVYFNRDRDYFECHEVLEELWLAQKRDPLYKALLQVAVGLYHFRNHNVRGATIMLSGASAKLEGYPAVTLGIDLAKLVEEVKDYARRLESYEQRPFSYYDLTIDIIDPSLADQVETAAVAITPNNPQRRGPQRPTSIQRK
- a CDS encoding GTP pyrophosphokinase family protein, with product MDGRDWGTFLLPYEQTVEELKVKFKTMRSELKKREEYTPIEFVTGRVKRLSSILEKAKRLNVKMEDLETGIEDIAGIRIMCQFVEDIRRVAEYIRARKDLEVLYEKDYITNYKESGYRSFHMIIKYPVQTALGQKIVLAEIQIRTLAMNFWATIEHSLNYKYRESLPDEMRVRLKTAAEAASILDSEMSSIREEILEAQKTFEENSNMTTQILKAIHQLYFYHLVNEAIDTQARFNEIWQVQDMEAMKELLDHVRGLLSAAKKDSLPDGL